One Marinibacterium anthonyi genomic region harbors:
- a CDS encoding EVE domain protein: MAHWLFKSEPSTWSWDDQVAKGDAGEEWDGVRNYQARNFMRQMKLGDLGFFYHSQTEKAVVGIVEVCAEVHPDSSTDDDRWECVDIKAVKPVKTPVTLDMIKGEPALAEMVLVKNSRLSVQPVSVDEWRIVCGLAGITA; encoded by the coding sequence ATGGCCCACTGGCTGTTCAAATCCGAACCCTCGACCTGGAGCTGGGATGACCAGGTCGCCAAGGGCGATGCGGGCGAGGAATGGGACGGCGTGCGCAACTACCAGGCGCGCAACTTCATGCGCCAGATGAAGCTGGGCGACCTGGGGTTCTTTTATCATTCGCAGACCGAAAAGGCCGTTGTCGGCATCGTCGAGGTTTGCGCCGAGGTGCATCCCGACAGCAGCACGGACGACGACCGCTGGGAATGCGTGGACATCAAGGCGGTGAAGCCGGTGAAGACGCCGGTCACTTTGGACATGATCAAGGGCGAACCGGCCCTGGCCGAGATGGTGCTGGTCAAGAATTCGCGCCTGTCGGTCCAACCGGTCAGCGTCGACGAATGGCGGATCGTCTGTGGATTGGCCGGCATCACGGCCTGA
- the ahcY gene encoding Adenosylhomocysteinase has product MTTDYIVKDIALAEYGRKELDIAETEMPGLMALREEFGEAQPLKGARIAGSLHMTIQTGVLIETLVALGADVRWASCNIFSTQDHAAAAIAKAGIPVFAIKGETLEEYWDYADKIFMFEDGGCNMILDDGGDATLYILMGARVEAGETNLIETPTSEEEVALFAQIRKRMAASPGWFTKQKAMIKGVSEETTTGVHRLYQMVEAGQLPFPAINVNDSVTKSKFDNKYGCKESLVDGIRRATDTMMAGKVAVVCGYGDVGKGSAASLRGAGARVIVTEIDPICALQAAMDGFQVTTLEDVVKTADIFVTTTGNKDVIRIEHMREMKDMAIVGNIGHFDNEIQVANLKNHKWTNIKDQVDMIEMPSGNRIILLSEGRLLNLGNATGHPSFVMSASFTNQTLAQIELWTKGEQYDNKVYVLPKHLDEKVARLHLDKIGVKLSSLSSEQASYIGVTTEGPFKPEHYRY; this is encoded by the coding sequence ATGACTACTGATTATATCGTCAAGGACATTGCACTGGCCGAGTACGGCCGCAAGGAACTGGATATTGCCGAAACCGAAATGCCGGGGCTGATGGCCCTTCGCGAAGAATTCGGCGAAGCCCAACCGCTGAAGGGCGCGCGTATCGCGGGCTCGCTGCACATGACGATCCAGACCGGCGTTCTGATCGAGACGCTGGTCGCGCTTGGCGCCGATGTCCGCTGGGCGTCGTGCAACATCTTCTCGACCCAGGACCACGCGGCGGCGGCCATCGCCAAGGCCGGCATCCCGGTCTTCGCCATCAAGGGCGAGACGCTGGAAGAATACTGGGACTATGCCGACAAGATCTTCATGTTCGAAGACGGCGGCTGCAACATGATCCTGGACGACGGCGGCGACGCGACGCTGTACATCCTGATGGGCGCGCGGGTCGAAGCGGGTGAAACCAACCTGATCGAAACGCCGACCTCGGAAGAGGAAGTCGCGCTGTTCGCGCAGATCCGCAAGCGCATGGCCGCCAGCCCCGGCTGGTTCACCAAGCAGAAGGCGATGATCAAGGGCGTGTCCGAAGAGACCACGACCGGCGTGCACCGCCTGTACCAGATGGTCGAAGCCGGCCAGCTGCCCTTCCCGGCGATCAACGTCAACGACAGCGTCACCAAGTCGAAGTTCGACAACAAGTACGGCTGCAAGGAATCGCTGGTCGACGGCATCCGCCGCGCGACCGACACGATGATGGCCGGCAAGGTCGCCGTGGTCTGTGGCTATGGGGACGTGGGCAAGGGGTCGGCCGCTTCGCTGCGGGGCGCCGGCGCGCGTGTGATCGTGACGGAAATCGACCCGATCTGCGCGTTGCAGGCGGCGATGGACGGCTTCCAGGTCACGACGCTGGAAGACGTGGTGAAGACGGCGGACATCTTCGTCACCACCACCGGCAACAAGGACGTCATCCGCATCGAGCACATGCGCGAGATGAAGGACATGGCGATCGTCGGCAACATCGGCCACTTCGACAACGAAATCCAGGTCGCCAACCTGAAGAACCACAAGTGGACCAACATCAAGGACCAGGTCGACATGATCGAGATGCCCTCGGGCAACCGCATCATCCTGCTGTCCGAAGGCCGTCTGCTGAACCTGGGCAACGCGACCGGCCACCCGTCCTTCGTGATGTCGGCGTCGTTCACCAACCAGACGCTGGCGCAGATCGAACTGTGGACCAAGGGCGAACAGTACGACAACAAGGTCTATGTCCTGCCCAAGCACCTGGACGAGAAGGTCGCGCGTCTGCACCTGGACAAGATCGGCGTGAAGCTGTCCTCGCTCAGCTCGGAACAGGCGTCCTATATCGGCGTCACGACCGAGGGCCCGTTCAAGCCCGAACACTACCGCTACTGA
- a CDS encoding methyltransferase, FkbM family, with product MKPTDGPDFPHFIAHNANGSYCVPDLFAGREVPGVLAAGGIYEPRTLERLRELSSGGDIVTGGAFVGDFLPFLGRCLAPGAQIISFEPHPLTWKAAQHTLWLNGLDRVTVHNVAVGEKADVLPLRLSRPDGTPMAAASRLAPDAAQAAGDPSNDKVVNVDVVPLDDLVGTDRAVSVLHLDVEGHEEPALRGAARILQRCRPAVVLECAGPKRSGGFLAVLGQLAPEAGYAISDVIEGEGNVVFLPNPA from the coding sequence ATGAAACCCACCGATGGACCGGATTTTCCGCATTTCATCGCCCATAATGCGAACGGCAGCTACTGTGTGCCCGACCTCTTTGCGGGGCGCGAGGTGCCTGGCGTGCTGGCCGCCGGCGGAATCTACGAACCCCGCACGCTTGAAAGGCTGCGCGAGCTGAGTTCCGGCGGCGACATCGTGACCGGGGGCGCCTTTGTCGGGGACTTCCTGCCGTTCCTCGGCCGCTGCCTGGCGCCCGGCGCGCAAATCATCAGCTTCGAACCGCACCCGCTGACGTGGAAGGCGGCGCAACATACCCTTTGGCTGAACGGGTTGGATCGGGTCACCGTGCACAATGTCGCCGTCGGGGAAAAGGCCGATGTCCTGCCCTTGCGCCTGTCGCGGCCCGACGGAACGCCCATGGCGGCGGCGTCCAGGCTGGCGCCGGATGCCGCCCAGGCGGCCGGGGATCCGTCGAACGACAAGGTCGTCAATGTCGACGTCGTCCCGCTGGATGACCTGGTCGGGACCGACCGGGCGGTGTCCGTCCTGCACCTGGATGTCGAGGGGCACGAGGAACCGGCGCTGCGTGGCGCCGCGCGGATCCTGCAACGATGCCGGCCGGCGGTGGTGCTGGAATGCGCCGGCCCCAAGCGCAGCGGCGGCTTCCTGGCCGTTCTCGGGCAGCTCGCGCCCGAGGCCGGGTATGCCATCAGCGACGTGATCGAAGGCGAAGGCAATGTCGTCTTCTTGCCCAATCCCGCCTGA
- a CDS encoding uroporphyrinogen-III synthase has product MLLLTRPKAASEDMVRRLDLPVRTIISPILEITGRPLHAAPQAKALIFTSAHGVAEAARQGIDRSLPVFTVGDATAAAARAAGWRAESAGQTADELVDRLTRDPPPIPLAHLHGAHTRGDIARRLSENGLRTEAHVIYDQTPRPLNFEAIEALNAAQPVILPVFSPRSAVLLAEAGKPLAPLHVIALSSAVAEEFHVSDISALHVCAAPTRAAMDAALKVVVRGLCRVERPKGEH; this is encoded by the coding sequence GTGCTGCTCCTGACCCGCCCAAAGGCGGCGTCCGAGGACATGGTCCGGCGGCTGGACCTGCCGGTGCGCACCATCATCTCGCCCATTCTGGAGATCACCGGCCGCCCGTTGCACGCCGCGCCGCAGGCGAAGGCGCTGATTTTCACGTCCGCGCACGGGGTTGCCGAAGCTGCGCGCCAGGGGATCGACCGCAGCCTGCCGGTCTTTACCGTGGGCGACGCCACCGCCGCCGCCGCGCGGGCCGCGGGTTGGCGGGCGGAAAGCGCCGGACAGACCGCGGACGAACTGGTGGACAGGTTGACGCGCGATCCGCCGCCGATCCCGCTGGCGCATCTGCACGGCGCCCATACCCGGGGCGACATCGCCCGGCGGCTGTCCGAAAATGGCCTGCGGACCGAAGCGCATGTGATCTACGATCAGACGCCCCGGCCGCTCAACTTCGAGGCGATTGAGGCGCTGAATGCTGCGCAGCCGGTCATTCTGCCTGTTTTTTCGCCGAGAAGTGCCGTACTGCTGGCCGAGGCGGGCAAACCGCTTGCACCGCTGCACGTCATCGCACTCAGTTCAGCCGTTGCGGAGGAGTTTCACGTGTCCGACATCAGCGCCCTGCATGTTTGCGCGGCGCCCACCCGCGCGGCGATGGATGCGGCATTAAAGGTCGTGGTGCGGGGCCTTTGTCGGGTTGAGAGGCCCAAGGGCGAGCACTAA
- the gcp_2 gene encoding t(6)A37 threonylcarbamoyladenosine biosynthesis protein, translated as MRWLGIVWHGHECYLPSVHDATDPMTDQLTVLGLESSCDDTAAAVVRHGGDGTRILSSVVYGQAEIHADFGGVVPEIAARAHAEKLDLCVIEALEQAGLGLRDMDAVAVTAGPGLIGGVMTGVMMAKGIALGAGLPLVGVNHLAGHALTPRLTDGLVFPYLMLLVSGGHCQFLVVDGPEDFSRLGGTIDDAPGEAFDKAARLLGLPQPGGPSVESEAMAGDPTRFAFPRPLLDRPDCNFSFSGLKTALLRARDGIVEEKGGLTRADRADLCAGFQAAVADVMAKKTRRALGLYLERAPSDPALAVAGGVAANRTIRAALEQVAAQAGARFTAPPLRLCTDNAAMIAYAGIERFRLGLRDGMDLSARPRWPLDSSRPGLVGGGKKGAKA; from the coding sequence TTGAGGTGGCTCGGGATTGTTTGGCACGGCCACGAGTGTTACCTGCCGTCTGTTCACGATGCAACGGATCCGATGACCGATCAGCTTACAGTTCTGGGCCTGGAAAGCAGCTGCGACGATACCGCGGCGGCCGTGGTGCGCCATGGCGGCGACGGGACGCGGATCCTGTCGTCGGTCGTATATGGCCAGGCCGAGATTCACGCCGATTTCGGCGGTGTCGTGCCAGAGATCGCAGCGCGCGCGCATGCCGAAAAGCTGGACCTGTGCGTGATCGAGGCGCTGGAACAGGCCGGGCTGGGGCTGCGCGACATGGATGCCGTGGCGGTGACCGCCGGGCCGGGTCTGATCGGCGGGGTCATGACCGGGGTGATGATGGCCAAGGGCATCGCGCTTGGCGCCGGGCTGCCGCTGGTCGGGGTGAACCACCTGGCCGGCCATGCGCTGACGCCGCGGCTGACCGATGGTCTGGTCTTTCCCTACCTGATGCTGCTGGTGTCGGGCGGGCATTGCCAGTTCCTGGTGGTCGACGGGCCCGAAGACTTCTCTCGCCTGGGTGGCACGATCGACGACGCCCCGGGCGAGGCATTCGACAAGGCGGCGCGGCTGCTGGGCCTGCCCCAGCCCGGCGGTCCTTCGGTCGAATCCGAGGCGATGGCCGGCGATCCGACACGGTTCGCGTTCCCGCGCCCGCTGCTGGACCGGCCCGATTGCAACTTTTCCTTCTCGGGCCTGAAGACCGCGCTGCTGCGCGCCCGCGACGGGATCGTCGAGGAAAAGGGCGGGTTGACCCGTGCCGACCGCGCCGATCTGTGTGCCGGGTTCCAGGCGGCAGTGGCCGACGTGATGGCGAAAAAGACCAGGCGGGCGTTGGGTTTGTACCTTGAACGGGCGCCCTCCGACCCGGCCTTGGCCGTCGCCGGCGGGGTTGCCGCGAACAGGACGATCCGCGCGGCGCTGGAACAGGTCGCGGCGCAGGCCGGCGCGCGGTTCACCGCGCCGCCCCTGCGGCTGTGCACCGACAACGCGGCGATGATCGCCTATGCCGGGATCGAACGGTTCCGCCTGGGTCTGCGCGACGGGATGGATCTGTCGGCCCGCCCGCGCTGGCCGCTGGACAGCTCGCGTCCTGGCCTTGTCGGCGGCGGCAAGAAGGGGGCCAAGGCGTGA
- a CDS encoding YciI-like protein, with protein sequence MLVALYAKDKPGALQVRKDNRDAHLAYIDSTGVVAMAGPLLNDAGEMAGSLVVLDVADMAAAEAWAAGDPYAKAALFSSVELTAWKKVIG encoded by the coding sequence ATGCTCGTAGCCCTTTACGCCAAGGACAAGCCCGGCGCCCTGCAGGTCCGCAAGGACAACCGCGACGCCCACCTGGCCTATATCGACAGCACCGGCGTCGTCGCGATGGCCGGCCCCCTGCTGAACGACGCGGGCGAGATGGCCGGGTCGCTGGTGGTGCTGGACGTGGCCGACATGGCTGCCGCCGAAGCCTGGGCCGCAGGCGATCCCTATGCCAAGGCGGCGCTGTTTTCGTCGGTCGAACTGACGGCCTGGAAAAAGGTCATCGGCTGA
- the gpsA_2 gene encoding Glycerol-3-phosphate dehydrogenase [NAD(P)+] produces the protein MGGGAFGTALAVALAGNGPVTLWTRSRDSAARMQADRENSAYLQGVTLPDRLNVTADAAALAGSEAVLLAVPMQQLRGVITKYSDRIGTAVAVACCKGIELETGLGPHDVITELLPHCRPALLTGPSFAADIARGKPTALTLASRDAEDLQSLLSTPVLRLYRTDDLIGAAMGGALKNVMAIACGGAIGAGLGDSARAALMTRGYAEMVRYAAAHGARPETLSGLSGLGDLALTCMSDGSRNYRLGLAIGADTGFDPAQTVEGAATARAVAKVARTRGIDMPITDGVVALLDGTKTLAEVMDMLLARPLKEE, from the coding sequence ATGGGCGGGGGCGCCTTCGGGACGGCGCTGGCCGTGGCCCTGGCCGGGAACGGGCCGGTGACGCTTTGGACCCGATCGCGTGACAGTGCCGCGCGGATGCAGGCCGACCGCGAGAATTCCGCGTATCTGCAGGGGGTTACCCTGCCCGACCGGCTGAACGTGACAGCCGATGCCGCAGCGCTGGCCGGAAGCGAGGCGGTGTTGCTGGCGGTTCCGATGCAGCAATTGCGCGGTGTGATCACAAAATACAGCGACAGGATCGGCACTGCCGTCGCCGTGGCCTGCTGCAAGGGGATCGAGCTGGAGACCGGCCTTGGCCCCCACGATGTGATCACAGAGCTTCTGCCGCACTGCCGCCCTGCCCTTCTGACCGGGCCCAGCTTTGCCGCCGATATCGCGCGCGGCAAACCCACGGCGCTGACGCTGGCCTCGCGGGACGCGGAAGACCTGCAAAGCCTGCTGTCGACCCCCGTGCTGCGCCTTTACCGCACCGACGACCTGATCGGCGCCGCGATGGGGGGCGCACTGAAGAACGTCATGGCGATCGCCTGTGGTGGTGCCATTGGTGCGGGCCTGGGCGACAGCGCGCGCGCCGCGCTGATGACGCGCGGCTATGCCGAGATGGTGCGTTATGCCGCCGCCCATGGCGCCCGGCCCGAAACTCTGTCGGGGCTGTCGGGCCTGGGCGACCTGGCCCTGACCTGCATGTCGGATGGGTCGCGCAACTATCGGCTGGGCCTTGCCATCGGTGCGGACACCGGCTTTGATCCGGCCCAGACCGTAGAGGGCGCGGCCACCGCGCGCGCAGTGGCCAAGGTCGCCCGGACGCGCGGAATAGACATGCCGATCACCGACGGGGTGGTCGCGCTTCTGGACGGAACCAAGACGCTGGCCGAGGTGATGGACATGCTCCTGGCCCGGCCGTTGAAAGAGGAATAG